The sequence GCGTCGTGGCCGAGTGCCTCGGGCTGTCGGGCCTCAAGGGCCACCGCACCGGCGGCTCGATCCACTTCATCATCAACAACCAGATCGGCTTCACCACGAACCCGCGCTACTCGCGGTCCTCGCCCTACCCGTCCGACGTGGCGAAGATGGTCGAGGCGCCGATCCTGCACTGCAACGGCGACGATCCGGAATCGGTCGTCTTCGCCGCCAAGGTCGCGACGGAGTACCGGCAGCGCTTCCAGAAGCCGGTCGTCATCGACATGTTCTGCTACCGGCGCTACGGCCACAACGAGGGCGACGAGCCGTCCTTCACCCAGCCGCGGATGTACAAGATCATCCGCCAGCACCCCTCGGCGCTGGAGCTCTACTCCAAGAAGCTCGTCGCCGACGGCGTCGTCACCGAGGCCGAGATCGAGGAGATGAAGACCTCCTTCCGCAAGCGCCTCGACGAGGAGTTCGATACGGCCACCGCCTTCAAGCCGAACAAGGCGGACTGGCTCGACGGCCGCTGGGCCGGCCTCAAGGCCGTGAAGGAGGACGTCGACGATCCCCGCCGCGGGCGCACCGGCATCGACGACGAGGTCTTCAAGCAGATCGGCGAGGCGCTCACCACCGTGCCGGAGGGCTTCGCCGTCCACCGCACGATCAAGCGCTTCCTCGACAACCGTCGCCGGATGATCGAGAGCGGCGTGGGCATCGACTGGGCGACCGCCGAGGCGCTGGCCTTCGGCTCGCTGCTGCTCGAAGGCCACCGCGTGCGCCTGTCCGGCCAGGATTGCGAGCGCGGCACCTTCTCGCAGCGCCATTCCGTGCTCCTCGACCAGGAGACGGAGGAGCGCTACACGCCGCTCAACCACATCGCCGAGGACCAGGCGCATTACGAGGTCATCAACTCGATGCTCTCGGAGGAGGCGGTGCTCGGCTTCGAGTACGGCTATTCGCTGGCCGAGCCGAACGCGCTGACGCTCTGGGAGGCGCAGTTCGGCGACTTCGCCAACGGCGCGCAGGTGGTCTTCGACCAGTTCGTCTCCTCGGGCGAGCGCAAGTGGCTGCGCATGTCGGGCCTCGTCTGCCTGCTGCCGCACGGCTACGAGGGCCAGGGGCCGGAACACTCCTCGGCCCGGCTCGAGCGCTTCCTGCAGATGTGCGCCGAGGACAACATGCAGGTCGCCAACGTCTCGACGCCGGCGAACTACTTCCACATCCTGCGCCGTCAGCTGAAGCGCGAGTTCCGCAAGCCGCTCATCCTGATGACGCCCAAGAGCCTGCTCCGCCACAAGCGCTGCGTCTCGACGGCGGAATATTTCGGCCCGGATTCGGCCTTCCACCGCATCCTGCACGACGATGCGCACTACGGCGTCGGCGAGATCCAGCTGGTGCGCGACGACAAGATCCGCCGCGTGGTGCTGTGCTCGGGCAAGGTCTATTACGACCTGTTCGAGGAGCGCGAGAAGCGCGGCGTCAACGACGTCTACCTCATGCGCGTGGAGCAGCTCTACCCGTTCCCGCTCAAGTCGCTGCAGCAGGAGCTCTCGCGCTTCAAGAACGCCGACGTGGTCTGGTGCCAGGAGGAGCCCAAGAACATGGGCTCCTGGACCTTCGTCGAGCCCTACCTCGAGTGGGTGCTGCGGCACGCGGGCTCCAAGGTCTCGCGTCCGCGCTACGCCGGCCGCCCGGCCTCCGCGGCGACGGCGACGGGCCTGATGTCGAAGCACCTCCACCAGCTCCAGGCCTTCCTCGACGAGGTCTACGCCGGCTGATCCCGGCCTCCCCGCCGCCCGCCGCCTCCCGTGCGGCGGGCGCCCGCCCCTCCTCCTCCGACCGAAGCGACCCGAACCGATGGCCACAGAGATCCGCGTACCCACATTGGGCGAATCCGTCAGCGAAGCGACCATCGCCCGCTGGTTCAAGAAGCCCGGCGAGGCGGTGAGCGCCGACGAGCCGCTCGTCGAGCTCGAGACCGACAAGGTCACGCTCGAGGTGAACGCGCCGGCGTCCGGCGTGATCGCCGAGATCGCGCAGGCGGAGGGCGCAACGGTCGAGCCCGGCGGCGTGCTCGGCACGATCGACGAGGGCGCGTCCGCGGCGGCGGCGCCGGCCAAGAAGGCCGAGAAGGCGCCGGAAAAGGCCGAGGAGAAGCCCGCCGCCAAGGCCGCGGAGCCCGCGGTGCAGACGCAGGGGTACGGCAACGCGCCCAAGACCGGCCTCTCGACCGAGGATCACGGCCCGGCGGTCGGCCGCCTCGCCCGCGAGAGCGGCGTCGATCCCGCGCAGGTCGCGGCCTCCGGCAAGGACGGGCGCGTCACCAAGGGCGACATGCTCGCCGCCATCGCGGGCGGGGGCGCGACGGCTCCCACGGCGCCGGCCCCAGCCCCCGCGCAGATGCGCGCGCCCTCCGCGCCGGACGACGCCTCGCGCGAGGAGCGCGTGCGCATGACGAAGCTGCGCCAGACCATCGCGCGCCGCCTCAAGGACGCGCAGAACACCGCGGCCATGCTCACGACGTTCAACGACGTCGACATGTCGGCCGTGATGGAGATGCGCAAGACCTACAAGGACGTATTCGAGAAGAAGCACGGCGTGAAGCTCGGCTTCATGGGCTTCTTCACCAAGGCCTGCGTGCAGGCGCTCAAGGAGCTCCCGGCCGTCAACGCCGAGATCGACGGGCAGGACATCGTCTACAAGAACTACTACCACGTCGGCATCGCGGTCGGCACCGAGAAGGGCCTCGTCGTGCCGGTGGTGCGCGACGCCGACCAGATGTCGATCGCCGAGATCGAGAAGCAGATCGGCGTCTTCGGCAAGAAGGCCCGCGACGGCAAGCTCTCCATCGACGAGATGCAGGGCGGCACCTTCACCATCACCAACGGCGGCATCTACGGTTCGCTGATGTCGACGCCGATCCTCAATGCGCCCCAGTCCGGCATCCTCGGCATGCACCGCATCGAGGAGCGCCCCGTGGTGCGCGGCGGCCAGGTCGTGGTGCGCCCGATGATGTATCTGGCGCTCTCCTACGACCACCGCATCGTCGACGGCAAGGAGGCCGTGACCTTCCTCGTGCGGGTGAAGGAAGCCCTGGAGGACCCGGCGCGGCTCGTGCTGGATCTGTGATCCTCCCCTGATCGCTCTTCACTTTTCCGGCGCGCGGACCGCCGCGCGCCGCCCATGAATTCGAGGCTCGCTGCATGTCCACCTACGATCTCGTCATCATCGGTACCGGCCCGGGCGGATACGTCTGCGCCATTCGCGCGGCGCAGCTCGGGCTGAAGACCGCCGTCGTCGAGAAGCGCAAGGCGCATGGCGGCACCTGCCTCAACGTGGGCTGCATCCCCTCGAAGGCGCTGCTGCACGCCTCGCATCTGTTCGAGGAGGCCGCCCACCATTTCGACGCCTTCGGCATCGGGGTGGGCGAGCCCAAGCTCGACCTGAAGAAGATGCTCTCCTTCAAGGACCAGGCGATCGAGGGCAACACCAAGGGCGTCGAGTTCCTGCTCAAGAAGAACAAGATCGACGCCCACCACGGGGCGGGCCGCATCGTCGCGCCGGGCAAGGTCGAGGTGACCGCCGAGGACGGCGCGACGACCACGCTCGAGACGAAGAACATCGTCATCGCCACGGGCTCGGAGGTGACCGCGCTGCCGGGCGTCGCGATCGACGAGAAGCGCATCGTCTCCTCCACGGGCGCGCTCGATCTGGAGACGGTCCCGGAGCACCTCGTGCTGATCGGCGGCGGCGTGATCGGGCTCGAGCTCG comes from Salinarimonas sp. and encodes:
- a CDS encoding 2-oxoglutarate dehydrogenase E1 component — its product is MARQTDANEGFLQTSFLSGTNAAYIEDLYAAYTQDPRSVDAEWQAFFGAMKEESATVAKNAKGASWKRPNWPIPMNGELVSALDGNWAQVEKSLGEKIQKKAQGRGVEISQAEVQQATRDSLKALMMIRAFRMRGHLHANLDPLGFEKRVSDEELSPAHYGFTPEDYDRKIFLDMVLGLEFGTIREILAILERTYCQTLGVEFMHISDPVEKAWIQERIEGPDKEIAFTREGKRAILNKLIEAEGFEKFLDLKYTGTKRFGLDGGEALIPALEQIIKRGGNLGVKEIVLGMAHRGRLNVLTQVMGKPHRALFHEFKGGSFAPDEVEGSGDVKYHLGASSDRTFDGNNVHLSLTANPSHLEIVDPVVLGKVRAKQDQHGCPPDLRTAVLPLLLHGDAAFAGQGVVAECLGLSGLKGHRTGGSIHFIINNQIGFTTNPRYSRSSPYPSDVAKMVEAPILHCNGDDPESVVFAAKVATEYRQRFQKPVVIDMFCYRRYGHNEGDEPSFTQPRMYKIIRQHPSALELYSKKLVADGVVTEAEIEEMKTSFRKRLDEEFDTATAFKPNKADWLDGRWAGLKAVKEDVDDPRRGRTGIDDEVFKQIGEALTTVPEGFAVHRTIKRFLDNRRRMIESGVGIDWATAEALAFGSLLLEGHRVRLSGQDCERGTFSQRHSVLLDQETEERYTPLNHIAEDQAHYEVINSMLSEEAVLGFEYGYSLAEPNALTLWEAQFGDFANGAQVVFDQFVSSGERKWLRMSGLVCLLPHGYEGQGPEHSSARLERFLQMCAEDNMQVANVSTPANYFHILRRQLKREFRKPLILMTPKSLLRHKRCVSTAEYFGPDSAFHRILHDDAHYGVGEIQLVRDDKIRRVVLCSGKVYYDLFEEREKRGVNDVYLMRVEQLYPFPLKSLQQELSRFKNADVVWCQEEPKNMGSWTFVEPYLEWVLRHAGSKVSRPRYAGRPASAATATGLMSKHLHQLQAFLDEVYAG
- the odhB gene encoding 2-oxoglutarate dehydrogenase complex dihydrolipoyllysine-residue succinyltransferase, which gives rise to MATEIRVPTLGESVSEATIARWFKKPGEAVSADEPLVELETDKVTLEVNAPASGVIAEIAQAEGATVEPGGVLGTIDEGASAAAAPAKKAEKAPEKAEEKPAAKAAEPAVQTQGYGNAPKTGLSTEDHGPAVGRLARESGVDPAQVAASGKDGRVTKGDMLAAIAGGGATAPTAPAPAPAQMRAPSAPDDASREERVRMTKLRQTIARRLKDAQNTAAMLTTFNDVDMSAVMEMRKTYKDVFEKKHGVKLGFMGFFTKACVQALKELPAVNAEIDGQDIVYKNYYHVGIAVGTEKGLVVPVVRDADQMSIAEIEKQIGVFGKKARDGKLSIDEMQGGTFTITNGGIYGSLMSTPILNAPQSGILGMHRIEERPVVRGGQVVVRPMMYLALSYDHRIVDGKEAVTFLVRVKEALEDPARLVLDL